A part of Brassica rapa cultivar Chiifu-401-42 chromosome A05, CAAS_Brap_v3.01, whole genome shotgun sequence genomic DNA contains:
- the LOC103867753 gene encoding meiosis-specific protein ASY2-like isoform X2, with protein MKQLPDLSLIVAEKIGAKRGASGNKVGPSETTPVAAEQARTGGSSQGKSSKKSKKNAGGPKDSSELEHPAADGSSKKGGKKRKAGDLPTEDAPKKKKMKKKELALPRSSSVCEEELQALVPETIPEVGTSEDDENETIALRRRRREGRVTEEVSRGALADDLRSTEVPREIQASGGQRDRLRNESPAHVTEGSETRVSGRPKETPADGFRFEFNRELPLACYPEDCARLLRLVKGGPDQLPSVGDLIFKDEYEHASCSSVKSHGDWNVLVEKYDSSLRRAREQIRESEEAKKRMEEALRVSTREKADAIAREKALRKAFDETRTSDAAELQMCKESMNNLEFVVDKQRKEKADLEAKMAAELLRHSEEMDRLRKSRKYEVTHERIRVLIAMIAKAEKRFHKISLREDKRDKYDDARCLYSQAFGTRKCLEQIKASGVEIPQETIDFFIGQEKHYEEEAERLEVKEIPAEDLCLSPLVLESRFLIEEIWRQLDPFGSNIDLIDSEAAIALRTPLRSEDPVEKPAQTAVSSNQPTDQDIDPAKQASAEAVVLKDGAVPTIVLTDSPAKASKNASSSASSSEDPEKGDEALAGMPTADATAPAPTKFGRVSGPGEGDGGGNKDPPVVD; from the exons ATGAAGCAATTGCCGGATCTCAGTCTTATTGTAGCCGAGAAGATAGGCGCCAAGCGGGGCGCTTCTGGGAACAAAGTTGGCCCTTCGGAGACGACTCCAGTTGCTGCTGAGCAAGCGCGTACTGGCGGCTCCTCGCAGGGCAAAAGCTCGAAGAAGAGCAAGAAAAATGCCGGGGGTCCGAAGGATTCCTCCGAGCTGGAGCATCCTGCTGCGGATGGTTCGTCTAAAAAAGGGGGAAAGAAGAGGAAAGCCGGGGACTTGCCCACTGAAGATGctcccaagaagaagaagatgaagaaaaaagaaCTGGCTTTGCCCCGCTCATCCTCGGTCTGTGAAGAAGAACTTCAGGCTCTTGTTCCTGAGACTATCCCTGAGGTCGGGACCTCGGAGGATGATGAGAATGAGACCATCGCCCTTCGCCGTCGGAGACGGGAGGGTCGAGTCACCGAGGAGGTATCCCGTGGAGCCTTGGCCGATGATCTGCGATCTACTGAGGTTCCGAGGGAAATACAGGCTTCGGGAGGACAACGGGACCGCTTGAGGAATGAGTCCCCTGCTCATGTCACGGAGGGATCTGAGACCCGAGTATCCGGTCGTCCTAAGGAAACCCCGGCAGATGGGTTCAGATTCGAGTTTAACCGTGAGCTTCCGCTGGCTTGCTACCCGGAAGATTGTGCTCGCCTGTTACGGTTGGTCAAAGGCGGTCCCGATCAACTCCCTTCGGTGGGAGATCTCATCTTCAAAGATGAGTATGAGCACGCCTCTTGCTCGTCTGTAAAG AGCCATGGTGATTGGAACGTTTTGGTCGAGAAGTACGACTCATCTCTCAGACGGGCCAGAGAACAGATTCGTGAGAGCGAGGAGGCTAAGAAGAGAATGGAGGAGGCTCTTCGGGTTTCTACGCGAGAAAAGGCAGACGCCATTGCTCGGGAAAAAGCCCTTAGGAAGGCGTTTGACGAGACGCGGACATCTGACGCAGCTGAGTTGCAGATGTGCAAGGAGTCAATGAACAATCTTGAGTTCGTGGTGGATAAGCAGCGGAAGGAAAAGGCTGATCTAGAGGCAAAGATGGCTGCGGAATTACTAAGGCATTCCGAGGAGATGGATAGGCTTCGGAAATCTCGTAAATACGAGGTTACGCACGAGAGGATTCGCGTGCTGATTGCTATGATTGCTAAAGCCGAGAAACGTTTTCACAAGATTTCCCTCCGCGAGGACAAAAGGGACAAATACGACGATGCTCGGTGTCTCTATAGTCAAGCCTTCGGGACGAGGAAATGTCTCGAGCAGATCAAGGCCTCGGGTGTAGAAATCCCGCAGGAAACCATCGACTTCTTCATCGGGCAAGAGAAGCACTACGAGGAAGAAGCAGAGCGCTTGGAAGTAAAGGagattccggcggaagatcttTGCCTTTCTCCGCTAGTGTTGGAGTCTCGGTTTTTGATCGAAGAAATTTGGCGTCAGCTCGACCCGTTTGGGTCGAATATTGATTTGATCGATTCGGAGGCCGCTATTGCTCTGCGTACTCCTCTTCGTTCTGAAGATCCGGTGGAGAAGCCCGCTCAAACTGCCGTATCCTCCAACCAGCCCACCGATCAAGACATTGATCCTGCGAAGCAGGCATCAGCGGAAGCGGTTGTTCTTAAGGACGGGGCCGTGCCGACTATCGTGCTAACGGATTCCCCTGCTAAGGCATCGAAGAATGCCAGCTCATCTGCTTCCTCGTCAGAGGACCCGGAGAAAGGTGATGAGGCTCTTGCGGGGATGCCTACTGCGGACGCGACTGCGCCAGCCCCAACCAAATTTGGTCGTGTCTCGGGTCCCGGAGAGGGAGATGGCGGCGGAAACAAGGATCCTCCCGTGGTTGATTAA
- the LOC103867753 gene encoding meiosis-specific protein ASY2-like isoform X1, whose amino-acid sequence MKQLPDLSLIVAEKIGAKRGASGNKVGPSETTPVAAEQARTGGSSQGKSSKKSKKNAGGPKDSSELEHPAADGSSKKGGKKRKAGDLPTEDAPKKKKMKKKELALPRSSSVCEEELQALVPETIPEVGTSEDDENETIALRRRRREGRVTEEVSRGALADDLRSTEVPREIQASGGQRDRLRNESPAHVTEGSETRVSGRPKETPADGFRFEFNRELPLACYPEDCARLLRLVKGGPDQLPSVGDLIFKDEYEHASCSSVKVSGCSFPSPFFFILAKSSLLCFDQSHGDWNVLVEKYDSSLRRAREQIRESEEAKKRMEEALRVSTREKADAIAREKALRKAFDETRTSDAAELQMCKESMNNLEFVVDKQRKEKADLEAKMAAELLRHSEEMDRLRKSRKYEVTHERIRVLIAMIAKAEKRFHKISLREDKRDKYDDARCLYSQAFGTRKCLEQIKASGVEIPQETIDFFIGQEKHYEEEAERLEVKEIPAEDLCLSPLVLESRFLIEEIWRQLDPFGSNIDLIDSEAAIALRTPLRSEDPVEKPAQTAVSSNQPTDQDIDPAKQASAEAVVLKDGAVPTIVLTDSPAKASKNASSSASSSEDPEKGDEALAGMPTADATAPAPTKFGRVSGPGEGDGGGNKDPPVVD is encoded by the coding sequence ATGAAGCAATTGCCGGATCTCAGTCTTATTGTAGCCGAGAAGATAGGCGCCAAGCGGGGCGCTTCTGGGAACAAAGTTGGCCCTTCGGAGACGACTCCAGTTGCTGCTGAGCAAGCGCGTACTGGCGGCTCCTCGCAGGGCAAAAGCTCGAAGAAGAGCAAGAAAAATGCCGGGGGTCCGAAGGATTCCTCCGAGCTGGAGCATCCTGCTGCGGATGGTTCGTCTAAAAAAGGGGGAAAGAAGAGGAAAGCCGGGGACTTGCCCACTGAAGATGctcccaagaagaagaagatgaagaaaaaagaaCTGGCTTTGCCCCGCTCATCCTCGGTCTGTGAAGAAGAACTTCAGGCTCTTGTTCCTGAGACTATCCCTGAGGTCGGGACCTCGGAGGATGATGAGAATGAGACCATCGCCCTTCGCCGTCGGAGACGGGAGGGTCGAGTCACCGAGGAGGTATCCCGTGGAGCCTTGGCCGATGATCTGCGATCTACTGAGGTTCCGAGGGAAATACAGGCTTCGGGAGGACAACGGGACCGCTTGAGGAATGAGTCCCCTGCTCATGTCACGGAGGGATCTGAGACCCGAGTATCCGGTCGTCCTAAGGAAACCCCGGCAGATGGGTTCAGATTCGAGTTTAACCGTGAGCTTCCGCTGGCTTGCTACCCGGAAGATTGTGCTCGCCTGTTACGGTTGGTCAAAGGCGGTCCCGATCAACTCCCTTCGGTGGGAGATCTCATCTTCAAAGATGAGTATGAGCACGCCTCTTGCTCGTCTGTAAAGGTAAGCGGTTGTTCGTTCCCTTCtccctttttttttatcttagctAAGTCTTCTTTGTTGTGTTTTGATCAGAGCCATGGTGATTGGAACGTTTTGGTCGAGAAGTACGACTCATCTCTCAGACGGGCCAGAGAACAGATTCGTGAGAGCGAGGAGGCTAAGAAGAGAATGGAGGAGGCTCTTCGGGTTTCTACGCGAGAAAAGGCAGACGCCATTGCTCGGGAAAAAGCCCTTAGGAAGGCGTTTGACGAGACGCGGACATCTGACGCAGCTGAGTTGCAGATGTGCAAGGAGTCAATGAACAATCTTGAGTTCGTGGTGGATAAGCAGCGGAAGGAAAAGGCTGATCTAGAGGCAAAGATGGCTGCGGAATTACTAAGGCATTCCGAGGAGATGGATAGGCTTCGGAAATCTCGTAAATACGAGGTTACGCACGAGAGGATTCGCGTGCTGATTGCTATGATTGCTAAAGCCGAGAAACGTTTTCACAAGATTTCCCTCCGCGAGGACAAAAGGGACAAATACGACGATGCTCGGTGTCTCTATAGTCAAGCCTTCGGGACGAGGAAATGTCTCGAGCAGATCAAGGCCTCGGGTGTAGAAATCCCGCAGGAAACCATCGACTTCTTCATCGGGCAAGAGAAGCACTACGAGGAAGAAGCAGAGCGCTTGGAAGTAAAGGagattccggcggaagatcttTGCCTTTCTCCGCTAGTGTTGGAGTCTCGGTTTTTGATCGAAGAAATTTGGCGTCAGCTCGACCCGTTTGGGTCGAATATTGATTTGATCGATTCGGAGGCCGCTATTGCTCTGCGTACTCCTCTTCGTTCTGAAGATCCGGTGGAGAAGCCCGCTCAAACTGCCGTATCCTCCAACCAGCCCACCGATCAAGACATTGATCCTGCGAAGCAGGCATCAGCGGAAGCGGTTGTTCTTAAGGACGGGGCCGTGCCGACTATCGTGCTAACGGATTCCCCTGCTAAGGCATCGAAGAATGCCAGCTCATCTGCTTCCTCGTCAGAGGACCCGGAGAAAGGTGATGAGGCTCTTGCGGGGATGCCTACTGCGGACGCGACTGCGCCAGCCCCAACCAAATTTGGTCGTGTCTCGGGTCCCGGAGAGGGAGATGGCGGCGGAAACAAGGATCCTCCCGTGGTTGATTAA